Proteins from a genomic interval of Myxococcota bacterium:
- a CDS encoding GFA family protein: MSTYEGGCLCGAVRYRATGPASNATLCHCHSCRKASAAPMVAWVTFPRAGFVLTGAEPVRYRSSPQVVRSFCGRCGTPIGYARDDEPETLDVTTLSLDRAGDFPPADQTWTADAVAWERTIGALPRHRGRRSDPDE, from the coding sequence GTGAGCACATACGAGGGCGGCTGTCTCTGCGGCGCGGTGCGCTACCGCGCGACCGGACCGGCGAGCAACGCCACGCTGTGTCACTGCCACAGCTGCCGCAAGGCGTCGGCTGCGCCCATGGTCGCCTGGGTCACCTTCCCCCGGGCCGGGTTCGTCCTTACCGGCGCCGAGCCGGTGCGCTATCGATCCTCTCCGCAGGTGGTGCGGAGCTTCTGCGGTCGGTGTGGCACGCCGATCGGCTACGCAAGGGACGACGAACCGGAGACACTCGACGTGACCACGCTGAGCCTCGACCGCGCCGGCGACTTTCCGCCCGCGGACCAGACCTGGACCGCCGACGCCGTGGCCTGGGAGCGCACGATCGGCGCTCTGCCGCGCCACCGCGGCCGGCGGAGCGACCCCGATGAGTGA
- a CDS encoding NUDIX domain-containing protein: protein MSDSVPVFGAPLEGREHRPRAAVYAVIRDAEGRVAAVKTSLGLMLPGGGLERGETLIECLRRELREECARPVAIDRQIGMALEFFETLEGAFEGRHVFFEGRFVGPASGVAEYELVWLEPAVAAAELHHRSHAWALDH from the coding sequence ATGAGTGACTCCGTGCCGGTCTTCGGCGCGCCGCTCGAAGGCCGCGAGCACCGGCCGCGCGCCGCCGTGTACGCGGTGATTCGCGATGCAGAAGGCCGGGTGGCGGCGGTCAAGACCAGCCTCGGCCTGATGCTGCCCGGCGGCGGGCTCGAGCGCGGCGAGACGCTGATCGAGTGTCTGCGCCGCGAGCTGCGCGAGGAATGCGCGCGCCCGGTCGCGATCGACCGCCAGATCGGCATGGCGCTGGAGTTCTTCGAGACCCTGGAGGGCGCCTTCGAGGGCCGCCACGTGTTCTTCGAGGGCCGCTTCGTCGGCCCCGCGAGCGGCGTCGCCGAGTACGAGCTGGTGTGGCTCGAGCCCGCGGTCGCGGCGGCCGAGCTCCACCACCGCAGTCATGCGTGGGCGCTCGACCACTGA
- a CDS encoding DUF4188 domain-containing protein yields the protein MAGVVRARVTAQVEGEFCVFLIGMRINKPWKLHRWLPVARAMRAMLAELEQLPDAGFLGVEQWFGNPSIMVQYWRSFEQLEAYATARDRVHLPAWAAFNRAVGSNGDVGIWHETYRVRPGDFECVYNNMPPFGLARATRTVPATGRRESAPGRMSP from the coding sequence ATGGCCGGCGTGGTGCGCGCGCGAGTCACTGCCCAGGTCGAGGGCGAGTTCTGCGTGTTCCTGATCGGCATGCGCATCAACAAGCCGTGGAAGCTGCACCGCTGGCTGCCGGTGGCGCGCGCCATGCGCGCAATGCTCGCCGAGCTCGAGCAGCTGCCCGACGCCGGGTTTCTCGGGGTCGAGCAGTGGTTCGGGAACCCGTCGATCATGGTGCAGTACTGGCGCTCCTTCGAGCAGCTCGAGGCCTACGCCACCGCGAGAGACCGCGTGCACCTGCCCGCCTGGGCGGCGTTCAACCGCGCCGTGGGCTCGAACGGCGACGTGGGCATCTGGCACGAGACGTACCGGGTGCGGCCCGGTGACTTCGAGTGCGTGTACAACAACATGCCGCCCTTCGGGCTGGCGCGCGCGACCAGGACCGTGCCGGCGACCGGCCGGCGCGAGTCCGCCCCGGGCCGGATGAGCCCGTGA
- a CDS encoding VOC family protein, which yields MPVEVIGIDHVYLCVRDLARSKRFYDGVMGVLGYAQLEAPIGGDPHVHYYNRQFGFSLRPARSAASHDPYAPGLHHFCFRVVDERAVDRAFGELRALGVGASAPRLYPEYSADYYATFFEDPDGIRLEITNFREVRRRRMFDWEAR from the coding sequence ATGCCCGTCGAGGTCATCGGCATCGACCACGTGTATCTCTGCGTGCGCGACCTGGCGCGCTCCAAGCGCTTCTACGACGGAGTCATGGGCGTGCTGGGCTATGCGCAGCTCGAGGCGCCGATCGGCGGCGACCCGCACGTGCACTACTACAACCGCCAGTTCGGCTTCTCGCTGCGGCCGGCGCGCAGCGCCGCGAGTCACGACCCGTACGCGCCGGGGCTGCACCACTTCTGCTTCCGCGTCGTGGACGAGCGCGCGGTCGACCGCGCCTTCGGCGAGCTGCGGGCGCTCGGCGTCGGCGCCAGCGCGCCGCGCCTGTACCCGGAGTACTCGGCCGACTACTACGCCACGTTCTTCGAGGACCCCGACGGAATCCGGCTCGAGATCACGAACTTCCGCGAGGTCCGGCGCCGGCGCATGTTCGACTGGGAGGCGCGCTGA
- a CDS encoding heavy metal translocating P-type ATPase, with translation MSPGEFIDPVCGMTVRPDGPHRHAHAGVEYRFCNPRCLAKFEAEPAKYLAPAPVETPPAPAAPGAVYTCPMHPEVRQAGPGACPYCGMALEPVAPGADAGPSPELADFERRLRVSALLTAPLFAAAMLDMLPGMPVSMAVGMRAFGWLQAALATPVVLWGGAPFFARAFESLRSGRLNMFTLIGLGTGVAWAYSAAAVLAPGLFPGAFRGPHGSVSPYFEAAAVIVTLVLLGQVLELRARRRTGDALRALLALAPPQARRVRPDGVEEDVPLAAVRVGDRLRVRPGEKVPVDARVLEGASSVDESLVSGEPLPVEKRPGDSLVGATGNQSGTLLVEALHVGADTLLARIVAEVARAQRSRAPIQGVADRVAAVFVPAVIAAAGAAALAWAAWGPEPRFAHALLAAVSVLIIACPCALGLATPMSIMVAMGRGASAGILFRDAEAIERLREVDTLALDKTGTLTEGRPTLARLLPEDGVDEATLLGVAASLERGSEHPLAGAITAAAAARGLALEEPRGWKSDPGRGVSGTLAAGPAALGNRLLLADLGVDAAELARLDARAAELGAATVVHVWRAGKLLGSLAVADAVKPTAAESLRELRAEGLHIAMLTGDGPRTAAKVARALGIDDVRAELSPIAKAEAIAALAQAGRRVAMAGDGINDAPALARAHVGIAMGTGADVAIESAGVTLLRGDLRGIARARRLSRATGANLRQNLFFAFAYNALGVPLAMGALYPAFGIVLSPMIAAAAMSASSLSVIANALRLRSVRL, from the coding sequence ATGAGCCCCGGCGAATTCATCGACCCCGTCTGCGGCATGACGGTCCGTCCCGACGGGCCGCACCGGCACGCGCACGCGGGCGTCGAGTACCGCTTCTGCAACCCGCGCTGTCTGGCGAAGTTCGAGGCCGAGCCCGCCAAGTATCTCGCGCCCGCGCCGGTCGAGACGCCGCCGGCGCCGGCCGCGCCCGGTGCGGTCTACACCTGTCCGATGCACCCCGAGGTGCGGCAGGCGGGCCCGGGCGCGTGCCCGTACTGCGGCATGGCGCTCGAGCCGGTCGCGCCCGGCGCCGACGCGGGGCCGAGCCCCGAGCTCGCGGACTTCGAACGCCGGCTGCGGGTCAGCGCCCTCCTGACTGCGCCGCTGTTCGCCGCCGCCATGCTCGACATGCTTCCGGGCATGCCGGTCTCGATGGCGGTCGGCATGCGCGCGTTCGGCTGGCTCCAGGCAGCACTCGCGACCCCGGTCGTGCTCTGGGGCGGCGCGCCGTTCTTCGCGCGCGCGTTCGAGTCACTGCGCTCGGGCCGGCTCAACATGTTCACGCTGATCGGGCTCGGCACGGGCGTCGCCTGGGCGTACAGCGCTGCCGCGGTGCTCGCTCCGGGGCTCTTCCCCGGGGCCTTCCGCGGCCCGCACGGCTCGGTGTCGCCCTACTTCGAGGCGGCCGCGGTGATCGTGACCCTGGTGCTCCTGGGTCAGGTGCTCGAGCTGCGCGCGCGCCGCCGCACGGGCGATGCCCTGCGCGCGCTGCTGGCGCTGGCGCCGCCGCAGGCGCGCCGCGTGCGGCCGGACGGCGTGGAGGAGGACGTCCCGCTCGCGGCGGTGCGCGTGGGCGACCGCCTGCGCGTGCGCCCCGGCGAGAAGGTGCCGGTCGACGCGCGCGTGCTCGAAGGCGCGAGCTCGGTCGACGAGTCACTCGTCAGCGGCGAGCCGCTGCCCGTGGAGAAGCGCCCCGGTGACTCGCTCGTGGGAGCCACCGGGAACCAGTCCGGCACGCTGCTCGTCGAGGCGCTGCACGTGGGCGCCGACACGCTGCTCGCGCGCATCGTGGCCGAGGTCGCGCGCGCGCAGCGCAGCCGGGCGCCGATCCAGGGCGTCGCCGATCGCGTCGCGGCGGTGTTCGTGCCGGCGGTGATCGCTGCGGCCGGGGCCGCCGCGCTGGCCTGGGCCGCATGGGGACCGGAGCCACGCTTCGCGCACGCGCTGCTGGCCGCGGTCTCGGTGCTGATCATCGCCTGTCCGTGTGCGCTCGGCCTGGCGACGCCCATGTCGATCATGGTGGCGATGGGCCGCGGCGCAAGTGCGGGCATCCTGTTCCGCGACGCCGAAGCGATCGAGCGCCTGCGCGAGGTCGACACACTCGCGCTCGACAAGACGGGTACGCTGACCGAGGGCCGGCCGACGCTGGCGCGCCTGCTGCCGGAGGACGGGGTGGACGAGGCGACACTGCTCGGTGTCGCGGCCTCGCTCGAGCGCGGCAGCGAGCACCCGCTCGCGGGCGCGATCACGGCGGCCGCCGCGGCGCGCGGCCTCGCGCTGGAGGAGCCGCGCGGCTGGAAGTCGGACCCCGGCCGCGGCGTCTCGGGCACGCTCGCCGCCGGACCCGCGGCGCTCGGCAACCGCCTGCTGCTGGCCGACCTGGGCGTGGACGCCGCCGAGCTGGCCCGGCTCGACGCGCGCGCGGCCGAGCTCGGCGCCGCGACCGTGGTGCACGTGTGGCGCGCCGGCAAGCTGCTCGGCTCGCTCGCGGTGGCCGACGCGGTCAAGCCCACCGCGGCCGAGTCACTGCGCGAGCTGCGCGCCGAGGGCCTGCACATCGCCATGCTGACCGGCGACGGCCCGCGCACCGCTGCAAAAGTCGCGCGCGCGCTCGGCATCGACGACGTGCGCGCCGAGCTCTCCCCGATCGCCAAGGCCGAGGCCATCGCCGCGCTGGCTCAAGCGGGCCGCCGCGTCGCGATGGCCGGCGACGGCATCAACGATGCGCCCGCGCTGGCGCGCGCGCACGTGGGCATCGCGATGGGCACGGGCGCCGACGTGGCGATCGAGAGCGCCGGAGTCACTCTGCTGCGCGGCGACCTGCGCGGGATCGCGCGCGCGCGCCGACTGAGTCGCGCGACCGGCGCCAATCTGCGGCAGAACCTGTTCTTCGCCTTCGCCTACAACGCGCTCGGTGTGCCGCTCGCGATGGGCGCGCTCTATCCTGCGTTCGGGATCGTGCTCTCGCCGATGATCGCGGCGGCCGCGATGAGCGCCAGCTCGCTGTCGGTGATCGCGAACGCGCTGCGGCTGCGCTCCGTCCGGCTGTGA
- a CDS encoding transglycosylase SLT domain-containing protein has product MRPFAWLALLLCLARPAEARDVRVPIHLDYGFLRELLLATAFTDPEQTAVVHSDGVDCNHVVLSHPAVRGGEGAVLVDADVSTKFGTLFLGICLFAVEWQGRIASQLEPEIDPGAPLVRFRLRDSRLLEADGSVRGTTTTVWDWVEKWVRPRLEKLAIDLSAPMADLRATLPLFLSAANVPRAQALVDSLALDSASATPQDLVLGLRLDAPGAAPPEPAGAAPELTPDELARFEAALSRWDGFITYVVKNAGTQTTDPALREQLLEVLLDAREELVESLAAPVRSQDPVRPLFLATWRRLGAALRELGPQLGAKGALRYLGFVAAADALTALDALGPEFGFEMTADGMRRLARVIAPPADTSDPLAAPDTVDPELRRALDFGEPLPAPDLDEPAPDAPPEVTPAVPPEAPPDPNASRLDSGLRWLAQAILPAARAAEPVPLPSLPPLTHEEERRLRNWAPLRPELSEYLPLVQRLLHGAGEAAVSGKKTEPEVRRAYLELQLATAWQETCWRHYVRVNGQVRAIRSRAGAVGLMQVNSRVWRGFYDPRFLLGDPAYNARAGSEILVRYYLDLAYAKGEQRRGGIEGLVRATYSAYNGGPGALARYRDAQAHGRARSVDAAFFKKYQAVRAGRVLDVLKCFG; this is encoded by the coding sequence ATGCGACCGTTCGCGTGGCTCGCGCTGCTATTGTGTCTCGCCCGTCCGGCGGAAGCACGCGACGTGCGCGTGCCGATCCACCTGGACTACGGCTTCCTGCGCGAGCTCCTGCTCGCCACCGCGTTCACCGACCCGGAGCAGACCGCGGTCGTGCACAGCGACGGCGTCGACTGCAACCACGTGGTGCTCTCGCACCCCGCGGTGCGCGGCGGCGAGGGCGCGGTGCTGGTGGACGCGGACGTGTCGACCAAGTTCGGCACGCTGTTCCTGGGCATCTGTCTGTTCGCGGTCGAGTGGCAGGGCCGGATCGCGTCGCAGCTCGAGCCAGAGATCGACCCCGGCGCGCCGCTCGTGCGCTTCCGGCTGCGCGACTCGCGCCTGCTCGAGGCCGACGGCTCGGTGCGCGGCACCACGACCACGGTCTGGGACTGGGTCGAGAAGTGGGTGCGGCCGCGGCTCGAGAAGCTCGCGATCGACCTGTCGGCGCCGATGGCCGACCTGCGCGCCACGCTGCCGCTGTTCCTGTCGGCGGCGAACGTGCCACGCGCGCAGGCGCTGGTCGACTCACTCGCGCTCGACTCGGCCTCGGCCACGCCGCAGGACCTGGTGCTGGGCCTGCGGCTCGACGCGCCCGGCGCGGCGCCGCCCGAACCCGCGGGCGCGGCGCCCGAGCTCACGCCCGACGAGCTCGCGCGCTTCGAGGCCGCGCTCTCGCGCTGGGACGGGTTCATCACCTACGTGGTGAAGAACGCCGGCACGCAGACCACCGATCCCGCGCTGCGCGAGCAGCTGCTCGAGGTGCTGCTCGACGCGCGCGAGGAGCTGGTCGAGTCACTGGCTGCGCCGGTGCGTTCCCAAGACCCCGTGCGGCCGCTGTTCCTCGCCACCTGGCGCCGGCTGGGTGCGGCGCTGCGGGAGCTCGGGCCGCAGCTCGGCGCCAAGGGCGCGCTGCGCTACCTGGGCTTCGTGGCCGCGGCCGACGCGCTCACGGCGCTCGACGCGCTCGGCCCCGAGTTCGGCTTCGAGATGACCGCCGACGGCATGCGCCGGCTGGCGCGCGTGATCGCGCCGCCGGCGGACACGAGTGACCCGCTGGCGGCACCGGACACAGTCGATCCCGAGCTGCGGCGGGCGCTCGACTTCGGCGAGCCGCTGCCCGCGCCCGACCTCGACGAGCCGGCACCGGATGCCCCGCCGGAAGTCACTCCGGCCGTCCCGCCCGAAGCGCCGCCGGACCCCAACGCCTCGCGCCTGGACTCCGGGCTGCGCTGGCTCGCGCAGGCGATCCTGCCCGCCGCGCGTGCCGCCGAGCCCGTGCCCCTGCCCTCGCTGCCGCCACTCACGCACGAAGAGGAGCGGCGGCTGCGCAACTGGGCGCCGCTGCGCCCGGAGCTGAGCGAGTATCTGCCGCTGGTGCAGCGGCTGCTGCACGGAGCGGGCGAAGCCGCGGTGAGTGGCAAGAAGACCGAGCCCGAGGTGCGGCGCGCCTATCTCGAGCTGCAGCTCGCCACCGCCTGGCAGGAGACCTGCTGGCGCCACTACGTGCGCGTGAACGGACAGGTGCGCGCGATCCGCTCGCGCGCCGGCGCGGTCGGGCTCATGCAGGTCAACTCGCGCGTGTGGCGCGGCTTCTACGACCCGCGCTTCCTGCTCGGCGACCCGGCGTACAACGCGCGCGCCGGCAGCGAGATCCTCGTGCGTTACTACCTCGACCTGGCCTACGCCAAGGGCGAGCAGCGGCGCGGCGGCATCGAGGGGCTCGTGCGCGCGACCTACTCGGCCTACAACGGCGGGCCCGGCGCGCTCGCGCGCTACCGCGACGCGCAGGCGCACGGGCGCGCACGCTCGGTCGACGCCGCCTTCTTCAAGAAGTACCAGGCGGTGCGCGCGGGCCGCGTGCTCGACGTGCTGAAGTGTTTCGGCTAG
- a CDS encoding gamma-glutamylcyclotransferase family protein → MNLFTYGSLVFAEVMRAVTGRSFAHEPARLPGWTRVCIRGTRFPGVRARASASTSGVLWRGLDPRSVARLDRFETHHYERRTLTVRTSAGENVSAEVYVIAEAHLGALSQEPWRPDRFARESLAALLKALQQAERRPP, encoded by the coding sequence ATGAACCTCTTCACCTACGGGTCCCTGGTCTTCGCGGAGGTGATGCGCGCAGTCACCGGCCGCTCGTTCGCGCACGAGCCGGCGCGGCTGCCCGGCTGGACGCGCGTGTGCATCCGCGGCACGCGCTTCCCCGGCGTGCGCGCGCGCGCGTCGGCCAGCACCTCCGGCGTGCTGTGGCGCGGCCTCGACCCGCGCTCGGTCGCGCGGCTCGACCGCTTCGAGACCCACCATTACGAGCGCCGCACGCTGACCGTGCGCACCAGCGCGGGCGAGAACGTGAGTGCCGAGGTCTACGTCATCGCCGAGGCGCACCTCGGCGCGCTGTCACAGGAGCCCTGGCGCCCCGACCGCTTCGCGCGTGAGTCCTTGGCGGCACTTCTCAAGGCGCTGCAGCAGGCCGAGCGAAGGCCGCCCTGA